In Pangasianodon hypophthalmus isolate fPanHyp1 chromosome 29, fPanHyp1.pri, whole genome shotgun sequence, one genomic interval encodes:
- the pex11b gene encoding peroxisomal membrane protein 11B: METWVRFNAQSQAKERVFRAAQYACTLLGYTLQKGGAAAQLLTTIKQLEAHLSLSRKLMRLGNSAEALEAAKRAVHLSDCVLRLCITVSHLNRAMYFACDNLLWAGKTGLLPRLDQDKWSQRSFRYYLFALILNLTRDLYEIYGLMERERRSSSAKAHLSGTVENGEIPSVMSSCTSVFTARLQQQLRLLTAVLRSNPPLLLDTLKNLCDVFIPLDKLGLYPTGPGFVGACGLTSSVLSILTVLYPWLKLKP, translated from the exons ATGGAGACGTGGGTGAGATTCAACGCTCAGAGTCAAGCTAAAGAGCGAGTGTTCAG GGCTGCACAGTATGCCTGCACTCTGCTTGGATACACACTACAGAAAGGAGGAGCTGCAGCTCAACTGTTAACAACCATCAAGCAGCTGGAAGCTCATCTGAGTCTCAGCAGAAAAC TGATGCGGTTAGGGAACTCTGCCGAGGCTCTGGAAGCAGCGAAGCGAGCTGTTCACCTCTCCGACTGTGTGCTGCGGCTCTGCATCACCGTCTCCCATTTAAACAGAGCCATGTACTTCGCCTGCGATAACCTGCTGTGGGCCGGAAAGACGGGGCTGCTGCCACGACTCGACCAGGACAAGTGGAGCCAGCGGTCATTCAG GTATTACCTGTTTGCGCTCATCTTGAACCTGACCCGTGACCTTTACGAGATCTACGGTTTGATGGAGCGTGAGCGGCGCAGCTCCTCAGCCAAAGCTCATCTCTCGGGCACCGTAGAGAACGGCGAGATCCCCTCCGTCATGTCCTCCTGCACGTCCGTCTTCACGGCCAGGCTTCAGCAGCAGCTGCGTCTGCTCACCGCCGTCCTGCGCAGCAACCCTCCGCTCCTCCTGGACACGCTGAAGAACCTGTGTGACGTCTTCATCCCGCTGGATAAACTGGGCCTCTATCCTACCGGGCCGGGATTCGTGGGGGCGTGCGGTCTCACCTCGTCCGTTCTGTCCATCCTCACCGTGCTCTACCCCTGGCTCAAACTCAAACCCTAA
- the rit1 gene encoding GTP-binding protein Rit1, whose product MESSRGVGGLSREYKLVMLGEGGVGKSAIIMQFISHRFPEDHDPTIEDAYKTQIRIDDEPANLDILDTAGQAEFTAMRDQYMRAGEGFIISYSITDRRSFQEARHFKQLICRVRRTVDTPVVLVGNKSDLAHLRQVTVEEGKELAREFQCPFFETSAAFRYYIDEVFAALVRQIRQREAEVVRSGERKTRRSRSLWSRLKAPFRKKQHSEH is encoded by the exons ATGGAGTCTTCGCGGGGGGTTGGCGGTCTTTCCCGCGAGTATAAGCTGGTAATGCTGGGCGAGGGAGGAGTGGGTAAAAGCG ccatCATCATGCAGTTTATCAGTCACCGGTTCCCTGAGGATCATGACCCTACTATAG AGGACGCCTATAAGACGCAGATCCGCATTGACGACGAGCCGGCGAACCTGGACATCTTGGACACAGCAGGACAG gcTGAATTCACAGCCATGCGTGATCAGTACATGCGTGCTGGCGAAGGCTTCATCATTTCGTACTCCATAACGGACCGGCGCAGCTTCCAGGAGGCTCGCCACTTCAAGCAGCTGATCTGCCGCGTGCGCCGCACTGTGGACACGCCAGTGGTGCTCGTGGGAAACAAATCTGACCTCGCACACCTgagacag GTGACAGTAGAGGAGGGAAAGGAGCTGGCGAGGGAGTTCCAGTGTCCATTTTTCGAGACGTCCGCAGCGTTCCGTTACTACATCGACGAGGTTTTCGCCGCTCTGGTGCGTCAGATCCGTCAGCGCGAAGCCGAGGTGGTGCGGAGCGGAGAGAGAAAGACGCGACGTAGCCGGTCGCTCTGGAGCCGCCTTAAAGCGCCCTTTCGCAAGAAACAGCACTCCGAGCATTGA